One window of the Archaeoglobus neptunius genome contains the following:
- a CDS encoding winged helix-turn-helix domain-containing protein — protein sequence MSPIRLTHKSFIALSSATRLRILKILEKRRMTLSEISKEMGMSKSTVSEHLEKLLEAELITIEKRGRWTYFSLTDFGRRIVDGEELVVRIVLD from the coding sequence ATGAGTCCAATACGATTAACACATAAAAGCTTCATCGCCTTATCTTCAGCTACAAGGTTGAGAATTCTAAAGATTCTTGAAAAAAGAAGAATGACCCTGAGCGAGATCTCAAAGGAGATGGGCATGTCGAAATCAACTGTTAGTGAACATTTGGAAAAGCTGCTGGAAGCAGAGCTGATCACAATTGAAAAAAGAGGAAGGTGGACGTATTTTTCACTTACCGATTTTGGCAGAAGAATTGTTGATGGTGAGGAGTTGGTGGTTAGAATAGTGCTAGATTGA
- a CDS encoding antitoxin family protein, with translation MPKIIEAIYEDGVFKPLEKVELKEGEKIKLRIDESISDIIKKYRKKFKLNEEDIEVFLANRR, from the coding sequence ATGCCAAAGATTATTGAGGCAATTTATGAGGATGGAGTGTTCAAGCCTTTGGAGAAGGTTGAACTTAAGGAAGGAGAAAAAATCAAATTGAGGATTGATGAAAGCATATCCGACATCATAAAAAAGTATAGGAAAAAGTTCAAACTGAATGAAGAAGATATTGAGGTGTTTTTGGCGAATAGAAGATGA
- a CDS encoding PIN domain-containing protein has product MEIAGTLARRFKKEDISEFLDEILTKVEIIENPDGLAFKIALNTGCRAIDAYFIATAKLTNSVLVTNDRIMAGNARKARVESYYIINEFDTAIKRLAEVG; this is encoded by the coding sequence GTGGAAATCGCTGGAACACTTGCCAGGAGATTCAAAAAAGAAGATATTTCTGAGTTTTTAGACGAAATACTGACCAAAGTTGAAATCATCGAAAATCCAGATGGACTTGCCTTTAAGATAGCTCTAAATACAGGTTGCAGAGCGATAGACGCATACTTCATTGCTACTGCAAAACTGACGAACTCAGTCTTGGTGACAAACGACCGGATCATGGCTGGGAATGCAAGAAAAGCGAGGGTGGAGAGCTATTACATCATCAATGAGTTTGATACAGCAATAAAAAGACTTGCCGAAGTTGGTTGA
- a CDS encoding nucleotide pyrophosphohydrolase, which translates to MSLEELFNILRKFRDERGWKKYHTPKNLASSIVIEASELLELFQWTRSFDEEQRVLRERYEEVEDEVADILIYLLFFCDIADIDPVEAFKKKMARNEERFQR; encoded by the coding sequence ATGAGTCTCGAAGAACTCTTCAACATATTGAGGAAGTTCAGAGATGAGAGAGGGTGGAAAAAGTACCACACGCCTAAGAACCTTGCTTCCTCGATAGTCATCGAGGCTTCTGAGCTGCTGGAGCTTTTCCAGTGGACGAGAAGTTTCGATGAGGAGCAGCGGGTTCTGAGAGAAAGATATGAGGAAGTGGAGGACGAGGTTGCGGACATCCTGATATATCTGCTGTTCTTCTGTGATATTGCGGACATCGATCCCGTAGAGGCATTTAAGAAGAAAATGGCAAGGAATGAGGAAAGATTTCAGAGGTAG